A stretch of Gossypium hirsutum isolate 1008001.06 chromosome A06, Gossypium_hirsutum_v2.1, whole genome shotgun sequence DNA encodes these proteins:
- the LOC107961736 gene encoding subtilisin-like protease SBT6.1 — MRAFSRQCNPATPCSLLNLLMLFSEKEKHFHHLGLSNSSLNWSRHLLMQRSQVTSLFGADALWRKGYTGAKVKMAIFDTRIRADHPHFRNIKERTNWTNEDTLNDNLGHGTFVAGVIAGEDAECLGFAPDTEIYAFRVFTDAQVSYTSWFLDVFNYAIAINMDVLNLSIGGPDYLDLPFVEKVWEITANNIIMVSAIGNDGPLYGTLNNPADQSDVIGVGGIDYSDHIASFSSRGMSTWEIPHGYGRVKPDVVAYGREIMGSKISTGCKQLSGTSVASPVVAGVVCLLVSIIPENRRKEIPDHPTQMIVFFSLPSVARLEWVRRFSCLDFSSGSTTLSSS, encoded by the exons ATGAGGGCATTTTCCCGCCAATGCAATCCCGCCACACCATGCTCTCTGCTCAATCTTTTGATGTTGTTTAGTGAAAAAGAGAAACATTTCCACCATTTAGGTTTAAGTAATTCCTCACTTAATTGGAGTCGCCATCTTTTGATGcag AGGTCTCAAGTTACTTCCTTGTTCGGAGCGGATGCTCTTTGGAGAAAAGGGTATACCGGTGCTAAAGTCAAAATGGCTATTTTCGACACTAGAATACGTGCTGATCATCCTCACTTCCGAAACATTAAG GAACGAACTAATTGGACCAATGAGGATACTTTGAATGATAACCTTGGACATGGGACCTTTGTGGCTGGTGTTATTGCTGGTGAGGACGCAGAATGTCTTGGCTTTGCACCAGATACTGAAATTTATGCTTTCCGTGTTTTTACTGATGCACAG GTATCATATACATCTTGGTTCCTTGATGTTTTCAACTATGCTATTGCAATCAACATGGATGTGCTAAACTTGAGCATAGGTGGACCTGATTACTTGGATCTCCCATTTGTAGAGAAG GTTTGGGAAATAACAGCCAATAATATTATTATGGTGTCAGCCATTGGAAATGATGGGCCATTGTATGGCACTTTAAACAACCCAGCAGACCAAAGTGATGTTATTGGTGTTGGTGGAATCGATTATAGTGATCACATAGCCTCATTTTCATCACGTGGCATGAGTACTTGGGAGATTCCTCATGG TTATGGTCGTGTCAAACCAGATGTTGTGGCATATGGGCGGGAAATTATGGGATCCAAGATCAGTACTGGTTGTAAACAATTATCAGGCACTAGTGTGGCAAGTCCTGTGGTTGCGGGTGTTGTATGCCTGCTTGTTAGTATCATTCCTGAGAACAGAAGAAAGGAGattcccgatcatccaactcaaatgatcgttttctttagtttaccttctgttgcccgattggaatgggtcagaagat tttcttgcctcgattTTAGTTCAGGGTCAACGACTCTTTCGTCATCTTGa